A genomic window from Eleginops maclovinus isolate JMC-PN-2008 ecotype Puerto Natales chromosome 9, JC_Emac_rtc_rv5, whole genome shotgun sequence includes:
- the LOC134870175 gene encoding ribonuclease inhibitor-like isoform X2 gives MSNMRPGSLDITLSRRASFWRFSDCGLSETHCEVVASALKSDPSHLRDLDLSENKLQDSGVELLSSGLRSPHCRLEALRLERCSLSQISCAALISALKSNPSHLRVLDLSNNPLQDSGVELLRGLLESPLCRLQTLRLKNCSLSEISCAALASALKSNPSHLRDLDLSNNTMLDSGVELLRGLLESPHCRLETLRIRGETITATTQKNCES, from the exons ATTTAGTGACTGTGGACTCTCAGAGACTCACTGTGAAGTCgtggcctcagctctgaagtctgacccctcccatctgagagatctGGACCTGAGTGAGAACAagctgcaggattcaggagtggagctgctgagttCTGGACTGAGGAGTCCACACTGCAGACTGGAGGCTCTCAG ACTGGAGCGCTGCAGTCTGTCACagatcagctgtgctgctctgatctcagctctgaagtccaacccctcccatctgagagtTCTGGACCTGAGTAACAACcctctgcaggattcaggagtggagctgctgagaggtcttctggagagtcctctctgcagactgcagactctcag actgaagaactgcagtctgtcagagatcagctgtgctgctctggcctcagctctgaagtccaacccctcccatctgagagatctGGACCTGAGTAACAACACAATGCTggattcaggagtggagctgctgagaggtCTTCTGGAGAGTCCTCACTGCAGACTGGAGACCCTCAG GATCAGAGGAGAGACGATCACAGCCACGACCCAGAAGAACTGCGAGTCCTGA